One Lytechinus variegatus isolate NC3 chromosome 11, Lvar_3.0, whole genome shotgun sequence DNA segment encodes these proteins:
- the LOC121423999 gene encoding E3 ubiquitin-protein ligase Topors-like, with translation MDGANVQRGLQKALNESSSKGISNEAELAPTDSDASSRSGSPDQCCSICLGKFKDKSFSDGCFHRFCFQCIREWAKVKSTCPLCKTPFKSIIHNVVSSDVYDQYMLPPTENGSLELDHNGARFRYHTTLANNRRSAWETRMDQLFSRQARLAERIHRENEARQRRQLIYAAGLRVHHIAANRFTRFRDTSPQFFRENQAVTHRLIPWLRRDLGVLFNGNDQHVRFMTQYILSLLPNVDIQSEEFHNHLRPFLYGRTEHFIHEFTSFARSPHDMDTYDQMAQYDFRPENPQFTATLRPQHPLVAQENSSSEESENNHSNNEVIVISDDDDSESNLLVLPGGSSQSASLGHHLPGPSSSTSVTGPSASYNLADTHNPEPPASRDLDQPGPSGVTLSGSLQIKQEQDSASARKKSDDGEDSSGSVEIVGYQKPFHLRTPIAFITISDDSSDDQQEKGTKGKLSRNKEKSAPKRNHIEEKAGGKRKQKTKHTRSLHASSRAGTWSTDSDESYYNRSRHDGYYKRRRDTVDDRDGPSTSHYDSRYKSSSKRRRSRSPNELFRKAREEESKWSLYYETRHDDFSNSRYRRSRSRSRSRSTHSKRYGEDGKSLDNSRNHPRPLRDERRWRRSRSRSRSREWSRNRSRYYRDEDYRRSRSRSRGRSMDFFSDDSKFSSRYGSRYGSTSSTFSRLSHQDSHAPHSSKKDNSSATHVGTSKASRSPVLKHRLDDDHSSKEGDSHVSKRHKHKQKHHKKKSSKHKHKRSRDKDCKSRKKDKRSRHHSSSSHVRKSQDEKEKAIVESISDSTVEDKDKANGRTSQSRIRTMQSSHGENQNITLQDLLNMDESMTFDPSPAAGNSDKGNGSML, from the coding sequence ATGGATGGAGCCAACGTGCAGAGAGGTCTGCAGAAAGCCTTGAATGAATCTTCCTCCAAAGGCATCAGCAATGAGGCAGAGCTTGCTCCAACTGACAGTGATGCATCATCCCGATCAGGTTCACCTGACCAATGCTGCTCTATTTGCCTTGGAAAATTCAAAGACAAATCCTTTTCCGATGGCTGCTTTCATCGGTTCTGTTTCCAGTGTATACGAGAATGGGCCAAGGTGAAGTCAACCTGCCCTCTATGCAAAACTCCTTTCAAATCCATCATTCACAATGTAGTTTCAAGTGATGTCTATGACCAGTACATGCTACCACCCACAGAAAATGGATCTTTGGAATTGGATCATAATGGTGCTCGTTTTCGCTACCATACCACCTTAGCAAATAACAGAAGGTCTGCATGGGAGACCAGGATGGATCAACTCTTTAGTCGTCAGGCCAGGTTGGCAGAGCGGATCCACCGTGAAAATGAGGCCCGCCAGCGCCGCCAACTGATCTACGCCGCTGGCTTGCGGGTTCATCATATCGCAGCTAATAGGTTCACAAGGTTCAGGGACACTTCTCCACAGTTTTTCCGTGAGAACCAGGCTGTAACACATCGTCTTATCCCATGGCTTAGGAGAGACCTTGGTGTACTTTTCAATGGGAATGACCAACATGTCAGGTTCATGACCCAGTACATTCTATCACTGCTTCCAAACGTTGACATTCAATCAGAGGAATTCCACAACCACTTGAGGCCATTCCTCTATGGACGCACTGAACACTTCATTCACGAATTCACCAGCTTTGCAAGATCACCTCATGACATGGACACCTATGACCAGATGGCCCAATATGACTTTCGTCCTGAGAATCCTCAATTCACTGCCACACTCCGACCTCAGCATCCCCTTGTAGCACAAGAGAATAGTAGTAGTGAGGAGAGCGAGAACAACCATTCCAATAACGAAGTAATTGTCATTtcagatgatgatgacagtgagaGCAATCTGTTGGTCCTACCTGGTGGAAGTTCACAATCTGCCTCTCTTGGTCATCACTTACCTGGGCCATCTTCTTCTACAAGTGTGACTGGTCCATCTGCAAGTTATAACCTTGCAGATACCCATAACCCTGAGCCACCTGCAAGCCGAGACCTTGATCAACCTGGCCCTTCTGGTGTTACTCTTTCAGGAAGTCTGCAAATCAAGCAAGAGCAAGACAGTGCCAGTGCCAGGAAAAAGTCTGACGATGGTGAGGACAGTAGTGGTAGTGTGGAGATTGTTGGTTATCAAAAACCATTCCATCTGCGCACTCCTATTGCTTTCATAACTATATCTGATGATTCATCAGATGATCAACAGGAAAAAGGAACAAAAGGAAAGCTAAGTAGAAACAAGGAAAAGTCTGCACCCAAAAGAAACCACATAGAAGAGAAAGCCGGTGGAAAGAGGAAACAGAAGACAAAGCATACCAGGAGCTTGCATGCTTCAAGTAGAGCTGGTACCTGGTCAACAGATTCAGATGAAAGTTACTACAACAGATCCAGACATGATGGCTACTACAAAAGACGCAGAGATACTGTTGATGACAGAGATGGCCCTTCTACATCGCACTATGATTCTCGGTACAAATCTTCATCGAAGCGCAGGCGTTCCCGCAGTCCAAATGAGCTTTTCCGTAAAGCAAGAGAAGAGGAAAGCAAGTGGAGTCTGTACTATGAGACTAGACATGATGATTTTTCTAACTCGAGATATCGACGATCAAGATCAAGATCCAGGTCTCGTTCAACACACTCAAAAAGGTATGGAGAAGACGGCAAATCACTAGACAATTCCAGAAACCATCCTAGACCTTTGCGAGATGAAAGAAGATGGCGACGAAGCAGGAGCAGGAGTAGGTCAAGAGAATGGTCCAGGAACAGATCAAGATATTACAGAGATGAAGACTATAGAAGAAGCAGAAGTAGGAGTAGAGGGCGTTCCATGGATTTCTTCAGTGATGACAGCAAATTCAGTTCACGATATGGCAGTCGTTATGGCAGTACTTCTAGCACCTTCAGCAGACTTTCACACCAAGACAGTCACGCTCCACATTCATCAAAGAAAGACAATTCTAGTGCCACTCATGTGGGTACCTCTAAAGCTTCAAGATCACCTGTGCTTAAGCATAGGCTGGATGATGATCATTCAAGCAAAGAAGGAGATTCGCATGTAAGCAAAAGACACAAGCACAAACAAAAGCACCACAAGAAGAAAAGCTCCAAACACAAGCACAAGAGAAGTCGAGACAAGGATTGTAAAAGTAGAAAGAAAGACAAGCGCAGTCGACACCACAGCAGTAGTAGCCATGTCAGGAAGTCTCAGGATGAGAAAGAGAAAGCAATCGTTGAAAGCATATCGGACAGTACTGTAGAAGACAAGGATAAGGCAAATGGTAGAACCTCACAGAGCAGGATAAGGACTATGCAAAGCAGTCATGGTGAAAATCAGAATATCACTTTACAGGATTTATTAAACATGGACGAAAGCATGACATTTGACCCATCCCCAGCAGCAGGAAATTCTGATAAAGGAAATGGATCCATGctatga
- the LOC121424520 gene encoding TM2 domain-containing protein 1-like, whose amino-acid sequence MAVLLCLLRRLSERKLWICLSIVIGLLLDIVCLEDIDLTCSELLLGQYQCSDPEIDPVTQAASGCTDGSVNVDCYPAPGITCDGTTYNGTTPGFHKQVPCRNTKGYSYRTTLLLSIFLGMFGVDRMYLGYPALGLLKFCTMGLLFVGHFVDVILIATQVVGPADRSEYEMDFYAPKLIKMGVDNETYYVPQDVLT is encoded by the exons ATGGCGGTTTTACTGTGTCTACTGAGGCGACTGAGTGAACGGAAGTTATGGATATGCCTGAGTATTGTCATTGGTCTACTTCTTGACATTGTCTGTCTGGAAGATATTGATCTCACTTGCTCTGAGCTACTACTTGGACA ATATCAGTGCAGTGACCCTGAAATAGATCCTGTAACTCAGGCAGCAAGCGGATGTACAGATGGCAGTGTTAATG TTGACTGTTATCCAGCTCCTGGTATAACATGTGATGGTACAACCTATAACGGCACCACTCCTGGATTCCACAAACAAGTTCCTTGTAGAAACAC GAAGGGCTACTCCTACCGGACAACTCTCCTTCTCTCCATCTTCTTAGGAATGTTTGGTGTTGATAGAATGTATCTGGGCTACCCTGCTCTAGGGCTACTCAAATTCTGCACCATGGGTCTTCTGTTTGTTGGCCATTTTGTAGATGTCATACTCATTGCAACACAG GTGGTTGGTCCGGCTGATCGCTCAGAATATGAGATGGATTTCTACGCCCCAAAGCTGATCAAGATGGGAGTGGACAACGAGACTTACTATGTTCCACAAGATGTTCTGACGTGA